The sequence ATAAAAACTTGCAAGACAATTGGATAAACCGATTTTAAGATTTCTTTATCTTTGTACAAATTCCCTGTTGTTATTTTATCTTTTTATCACGATGCTTTTCTGGGTTCCAGACAAAGCTAGCAAACCAAGAAAAGAGGTAGGTGAAAGCCAGCACAATAGCCACCAAAACCATAGCTGGCAAACGATAAATCAAGCTCCACCAGCTTGGTCGCTCATCATCTTTGAAAGTTGCAACTTCTGTATCCATTTGGTCAAATTCTTTTTCAATACGATGAGCCACTTCTTCGATGCCATCATCATTCATGCGCTTAATATCTGAAATATCAATGGGATTGCCAAAAGTAACATCAATACGGTCATGTTTAAGCAAGCCTTTGATGGATCTTGGCCCCGTATAGGCTGCAGGCATAATCTTAACTTTTGCTGTTTTGGCAATAACTGCAACGCCACCTTTAACATCAGAGGAATGGCGACTGCCGCTTGGAAACATAATCAAAGAACGGTCACTTTTCCTAAGCATTTTAACAGGATAACGGACAGCCTCAGTCCCTGGGTTTTCACGATCAATCGGAAAAGCTCCACACATGCGAATCCACCAGCCGAAAGCACGATTGCCAAATAATTCCTTCTTAGCCATAAAGATAAATTGCTTAGGCCGAGCTGCAAAGGCTAAAAAGATAGGATCCCATAGTGTACGGTGAGGTGCAACTAAAATATAATTGTCATCTTCAGGCAACAACTTATCTCGATGATGGTAATGAATATTACCATTAGCAGCCCAAATTAAGAAAACTAACAAAGAGCGCAGGTAGGTATAAAACACTGTAAAATCTCCTTTTAATTACAATATAACCACCTTATTATACTAAAAATTTAAAATTTTTGATAGAAGTAATTCTAAAAGCAATAATTGGTGTATAATAAAAAAGATAAGATTTAGGAGATAACATGAAATATCAACAATACTGGAAAAAATGGCAAACCAAAATTTTCTCTGCAGACAATAGACCTAATCTGTTATTTAGTCTTTTAATTATTGGACTGGTTTTAGGAGTCCTTCTTGTAAAAATACGCCCTGCGCAGAAACAGCAGCGAAACCACATCAGAGCCAGCAACATTTCTCAAAAAACAATAAGCACTCCTAAGCCTAACCCGACTGCCTTGAAGTCAGGCAGCAATCATAACAATCAGGCCGAAGGATATGCTTATTCTGCGGAAGCAGTCAGACAAATGATGAACAATAAGCAAGCTTCTGCTAAACAAAAATTAGTTTTTCTTACCTTTGATGATGGCGTTGACCCTAATATGACACCTAAAATTTTAGATGTCCTTGCGCAACAACACGTTCACGCTACTTTTTTTCTTGTCGGCTGTAATATCACTGATAAAGTAAAACCCATTTTACAAAGACAAATTACAGAAGGGCATGCTCTTGGTATCCATAGCTTTTCACATGTCTATTCACTTTTATATCCTAATCGAGTCGGTAATACACAGCAAATAGTCAGCGAAGTGACTCGTACGCAAAATGCCCTCAAGGCTCAATTAGGGCAAAATTTTAAGACAGGTGTTTGGCGTTACCCCGGCGGACATTTATCTTGGACAGGCTTAGAAGCAGCTGACAAACAATTAGCAGCTCAAGGTATTCAGTGGATGGATTGGAATGCTGCTGTTGGTGATGCTGAACCTCTGGCTACAAGACCTACAACAGTAGCAAGCATGTTAGCCTTTCTTGATGGCAGTGCTAAGATTGCTACCAACCCTAACGTACAGGTTGTTCTCATGCATGATATTTCTGAAAAAACTGTTACTCTCGCAAGTTTACCGCAAATTATTCGTTATTATAAAGATCGCGGTTATACATTTGCTATTTTAAAGTAGAAAGATAACTTTCTGCTTTTTTATCATTCTGTTTTTCAAGTAGCAGAAAAAATTTTTTGGCAATCTAATCAATAGGAGGTCGATTAATGACTACTTATGTTTGGTTATTTCCTTTACTTTTTATCTTTCATGACTTAGAAGAAATCATTGGTTTCATGCCTTGGATAGTGAAAAAAAGTGATCTTCTTAAAGAAAAAGCCCCTCTTCTTTTAAAGGCGCATAAGGATTTGACAACAGAGGGCTTCGCTCTGGCTGTTTTTGAGGAATTCTGCTTGATTCTCCTTGTCTCCCTAGCAGCTTTTTGCAGTCAAAGCCGATTTCTTTATTTGATTTGGTTAGGCGGACTAATAGCCTTTAATTTACATTTGCTGTTTCATATCATACAAGCCTTTATACTAAGACAGTATATCCCAGCTGTGGGAACGTCTCTTTTATGTCTACCAATTAGCTCTGTCATTATCCTAAATAGTTGTCATTTTCTGCATGTCAATGTGATGGAATTGTTCTGTTTTGGTTTGATTGGGTTACTAATTGTTATCTTCAATCTCTTGCTTGCTCTCAGGCTAGGTAAGCATTTTTCTAAATGGTTGAACAGCTAATTTCCCAACTATCATCAGTCTTACTTTTTTGCTATAATAAAGACTATGACAAAACCAATTTTAAAAAAGAAAGAACGTGTCGATCAGCTTTTTTCAACTGATGTCAAAATTATTCAAAATAAGGAAGTTTTTTCCTACTCCATTGACAGCGTTTTGCTTTCTCGTTTTCCCAAGATTCCTAGCAGAGGTCTGATTGTTGACCTTTGCTCTGGTAATGGAGCCGTTGGTCTTTTTGCTGCAACCAGAACGAAAGCTAAAATTATTGAAGTTGAATTGCAGGAACGACTGGCAGATATGGCGCAGCGCTCCATTCATCTCAATAACCTTACCAATCAAGTTTCGATGATTAGAGATGACTTAAAAAATTTGTTGG comes from Streptococcus troglodytae and encodes:
- a CDS encoding lysophospholipid acyltransferase family protein — protein: MFYTYLRSLLVFLIWAANGNIHYHHRDKLLPEDDNYILVAPHRTLWDPIFLAFAARPKQFIFMAKKELFGNRAFGWWIRMCGAFPIDRENPGTEAVRYPVKMLRKSDRSLIMFPSGSRHSSDVKGGVAVIAKTAKVKIMPAAYTGPRSIKGLLKHDRIDVTFGNPIDISDIKRMNDDGIEEVAHRIEKEFDQMDTEVATFKDDERPSWWSLIYRLPAMVLVAIVLAFTYLFSWFASFVWNPEKHRDKKIK
- a CDS encoding polysaccharide deacetylase family protein, yielding MKYQQYWKKWQTKIFSADNRPNLLFSLLIIGLVLGVLLVKIRPAQKQQRNHIRASNISQKTISTPKPNPTALKSGSNHNNQAEGYAYSAEAVRQMMNNKQASAKQKLVFLTFDDGVDPNMTPKILDVLAQQHVHATFFLVGCNITDKVKPILQRQITEGHALGIHSFSHVYSLLYPNRVGNTQQIVSEVTRTQNALKAQLGQNFKTGVWRYPGGHLSWTGLEAADKQLAAQGIQWMDWNAAVGDAEPLATRPTTVASMLAFLDGSAKIATNPNVQVVLMHDISEKTVTLASLPQIIRYYKDRGYTFAILK
- a CDS encoding HXXEE domain-containing protein, whose protein sequence is MTTYVWLFPLLFIFHDLEEIIGFMPWIVKKSDLLKEKAPLLLKAHKDLTTEGFALAVFEEFCLILLVSLAAFCSQSRFLYLIWLGGLIAFNLHLLFHIIQAFILRQYIPAVGTSLLCLPISSVIILNSCHFLHVNVMELFCFGLIGLLIVIFNLLLALRLGKHFSKWLNS